CCGTCATGATTGTGTTGTGAGTAAACATCCATCGCTTCAGCGCGGATTTCATCGGTTAGTAAGATTGCTTCGCCATCACGATCAATATACTTACAAAGACTCATGATTTCTTCGACAGCACCTTTGGTAATTAATTGGCGTTTGTCATTGGAGTCTTCAAGAATAACACTCATACGTCGTCGTGCAAAGTCGAACGGAATTTCATCTACAACTGTGTAGTAGTGAATTAAGTCACCCATGTTATACATGTTTGCGCGTTCAATAATTGCAAGATCAATAAGATTCTTGAGCCCACTTTGGAATTGTGAATTTAAGAAAGCATGGCGTAATACGCGCATGTCATCTTCACCGGTAACGTTCATGTAGCGCTCAAGAATGATATCATCTTGAGTAATGGTTCCGGTTTTGTCTGTACAAAGGACATCCATTTCTCCAAACGAAGAAATTGAACTTTGTGACTTAACAATAGTTTGATGTTTCGCCATGTTGATTGCACCCCGTGCAAGCCCACTGCTTAATACAACAGGGAGCATCTCAGGTGTTAAACCAACAGCGACCGTTAATGCAAAGAGTAGTGCATCAATGAAGTCTTTTTTAAATAGTCCATTAATGACAATAATGATTGGAAGCATGATAATCATCAATCTCATTAAGAGTCTACTGATTGTTGAAATGCTATTTTCAAAACTATTTGGGCGACGTGTTTCCTTTAAGCTTGTGCTCATCTTACCGAGGTAAGTGTCATCACCAGTACGAATAACGACCGCACGTGCTGTTCCAGATACTACGTTTGTCCCCATTAGACAAAGGTTAGAATAATCGGCTTCATTGGATGTCTCTTCATCATTGAAGCTGACAAATTTTTCAATAGGTTGGGATTCTCCTGTGAGAGTTGCTTGCGATAAGAATAAATCCTTTGCTGAAATAACGCGCATATCAGCAGGAACAATATCACCTGCAGATAATCGAACGATATCACCGACAACTAATTGATCAATCGGGATTTCAATAAAAGCACCATCACGCAAGGCTGCAGTTGTATTCGATACCATGTGCAGCAGTTTCTCACTTGCGGCACTCGAACGCTCATCTTGAATGAATGATATAAGTGTTGAAATAATAACAATAACGGACAATATTGTAATTGTGAGATAGTCACGTTGTTGTGTGAGTAGAATGTCAGTTACAAAAGTGATTGCAATAACCACCATGAGTACTAAGTTAAATGGATTGATTAAAACATTAACAAATCCGATAATCGGATGACGCTTCTTACTTGGTGAAATTTGATTTGGACCAAACTCCTCCAATTTTTCTTCTGCAATTGCTTGAGTATAACCTGTTTCCACAGTGTTAAGACTTTCAAAGAGCTCATCTTGTGGTAATTGCAGTGTTTTTAATAATTCGTTTTTTGTGTTAGCCATAACCTAACTCCTTTCATACTTAAAGTATGAACGAATTTAAGATACGATTGCCTCGGTTGTGGTCCCCAAGGGATCGTCATCAATTGATCGCTCACTATTCTCTGTAAAACTGCAACTTTGAACTTCCATGGTACCACCTCGCTTTCTTATCGATTATAACAAAGATATCGCAAAAGGGCAATTAGACAGGCGTTGTTTGAACAGAAGTTTTAACCCGCATTCACATGTGTTATACTTTTTATCAGTGGGAGGTTTTATATATGAAAAAAACTATTTTATTTGATTTAGACGGCACACTATTACCGTTGGATAACAAGGAATTTGAAACGAGTTATATTACGTCAATTACATCTTTTGTAAAAGACATTTTAGAACCACGTAAAATGGCAGAAAGTCTATGGCAAGCCTCGGCGGTTATGGTTCAAAGTAATGATGATACAAAAACAAATGAAGAAGTGTTCTATGGCGAGTTTGATAAACTTGTTGGAAAAGAAACATCAGATAAACTGTTAGCAGTCTTGGATGATTATTACAGTACGGGCTTTGATGTTGTTAAAGATATTACATTTATTGATGATAATGTTGTTGAAGCCGTTCGTTATTTGAAAGAAAAGGGACACAAAGTTATTCTTGCAACAAACCCAATGTTCCCTAAAATGGCTACTGATAAACGTATTCTATGGGCTGGCTTTACACCTGAAGATTTTGACTATGTGACGCGTTTTGAAGTTGATCACTTTTGCAAGCCCAATCCAAGCTACTATCAAGAAATCATGCGCATCAACAATCTTGATCCAAAAGAATGTGTCATGATTGGAAATGATGTTCAAGAAGATATGATGGCAAAATCTTTAGGTATGGATGCGTGGTTGATTGATGATAATTTAATTCACCGTGGAGGAGAAATGACATTTGACTGGCGCGGAAGTCGACAAGACTTGCTGGCTCATATCAAGGAGGTCTTCTAATGATAATTGGATGCGTAAAAGAAGTTAAGAACGCTGAGAATCGTGTTGGCTTGATGCCTTCACACGTCTTTGAATATGTAAATGCGGGTCACAGTGTTTTTGTTGAACGTGACTTAGGAATCGGAAGTGGATTCAATAATCAAGAATATCGCGATGCTGGAGCGACAGTGTTGGATGATGCGAAAGCGGTGTGGGATTTGGCCGAAATGATGATAAAGGTCAAGGAACCAATGGCATCTGAATACGATTTGATGAAACCGGATTCGATTATTTTCACCTATTTCCATCTTGCAGATAACAAACCATTGGCATCAGTCTTGTTAGAAAAACGCATCAGTGCAGTTGCCTATGAAACCGTAACAGATGCAAACGGACGCTTGCCCTTGCTACGTCCCATGTCTGAAGTTGCCGGACGCTTATCAATTCAAGAAGGCGAGAAATACCTTGAAGGCCACTATGGTGGAAAAGGAATTCTGCTATCAGGAGTCCCCGGGGTTCGTGGCGGTCATGTTGTCATCATCGGAGCAGGTGTTGTTGGGACAAGTGCTGTTAAAACTGCACTTGGAACAGGAGCGACTGTAAGCGTCTTGGATCGTGATCTCAATAGACTTGCTTATCTTGAAGATGTATTCAATGGACAAATTTCAACAATCTATAGTGATGAAACAAATCTTAGAGCGGAACTAATGCGCGCAGATATTGTTGTTGGGAGTGTTTTGATTCCCGGAGATAAAGCACCCAAGATTGTTCGCCGTGAGCATCTTGCCCTCATGGGTAAAGGTACTGTTTTAATCGATGTTGCCATTGATCAGGGAGGATGCTTCGAAACAAGTCGTCCGACATCACATGTTGATCCGATTTTTATCGAAGAAGGAATTGTGCATTACTGCGTTACGAACATGCCAGGGGCTGTTCCAAAAACATCAACATACGCATTAGGTAATGCAACGTTACCGTATGGCTTAAAAATTGCCAACCTTGGTTTGCATGATGCCATTATGTCAGATGTCCACTTAAAAGACGGTTTAAATACCTTCGGAGCACAAGTCACAAATAGAGCAGTTGCCAAAGCGCTGAATCTTGAATTTGTTGATTATGAAAAGTGCGTTAAATACGTGAAGTCTTAAGCGTAATTTGT
The window above is part of the Erysipelothrix sp. HDW6C genome. Proteins encoded here:
- the ald gene encoding alanine dehydrogenase, producing the protein MIIGCVKEVKNAENRVGLMPSHVFEYVNAGHSVFVERDLGIGSGFNNQEYRDAGATVLDDAKAVWDLAEMMIKVKEPMASEYDLMKPDSIIFTYFHLADNKPLASVLLEKRISAVAYETVTDANGRLPLLRPMSEVAGRLSIQEGEKYLEGHYGGKGILLSGVPGVRGGHVVIIGAGVVGTSAVKTALGTGATVSVLDRDLNRLAYLEDVFNGQISTIYSDETNLRAELMRADIVVGSVLIPGDKAPKIVRREHLALMGKGTVLIDVAIDQGGCFETSRPTSHVDPIFIEEGIVHYCVTNMPGAVPKTSTYALGNATLPYGLKIANLGLHDAIMSDVHLKDGLNTFGAQVTNRAVAKALNLEFVDYEKCVKYVKS
- the mgtA gene encoding magnesium-translocating P-type ATPase, with amino-acid sequence MANTKNELLKTLQLPQDELFESLNTVETGYTQAIAEEKLEEFGPNQISPSKKRHPIIGFVNVLINPFNLVLMVVIAITFVTDILLTQQRDYLTITILSVIVIISTLISFIQDERSSAASEKLLHMVSNTTAALRDGAFIEIPIDQLVVGDIVRLSAGDIVPADMRVISAKDLFLSQATLTGESQPIEKFVSFNDEETSNEADYSNLCLMGTNVVSGTARAVVIRTGDDTYLGKMSTSLKETRRPNSFENSISTISRLLMRLMIIMLPIIIVINGLFKKDFIDALLFALTVAVGLTPEMLPVVLSSGLARGAINMAKHQTIVKSQSSISSFGEMDVLCTDKTGTITQDDIILERYMNVTGEDDMRVLRHAFLNSQFQSGLKNLIDLAIIERANMYNMGDLIHYYTVVDEIPFDFARRRMSVILEDSNDKRQLITKGAVEEIMSLCKYIDRDGEAILLTDEIRAEAMDVYSQHNHDGLRMIAVAQKNDVPTDHEFSVEDEKDLVLIGFIGFLDPPKESAKPTIESLNRHGVDVVVITGDSLGVAKKVCSKVGIDTEVTYMGDDIEAMTDKELGEAVKHCHLFAKISPSQKQRIVKAFQDNHHTVGFMGDGINDALALKQADVGISVDTAVDIAKESADIILLKKDLSVLEEGVLEGRKTIVNMVKYLEMAVSGNVGNMISVIVASIFLPFLPLLPVHILVQNLLSDLAQTGIPFDNCTPEELEKPRKLETKSLVRFMSIFGPLSSIFDIACFLVLYFVFNVRTVEQQTLFHTFWFAFGIMSQALIIFVIRSKKPLSRKNPPSFTLVLVTVVAIAITLLFVLTPMAASIELQMLQPVHIAWVFGIIAMYLMTTTIVKKFVYTPLD
- a CDS encoding HAD family hydrolase — encoded protein: MKKTILFDLDGTLLPLDNKEFETSYITSITSFVKDILEPRKMAESLWQASAVMVQSNDDTKTNEEVFYGEFDKLVGKETSDKLLAVLDDYYSTGFDVVKDITFIDDNVVEAVRYLKEKGHKVILATNPMFPKMATDKRILWAGFTPEDFDYVTRFEVDHFCKPNPSYYQEIMRINNLDPKECVMIGNDVQEDMMAKSLGMDAWLIDDNLIHRGGEMTFDWRGSRQDLLAHIKEVF